The Salvia miltiorrhiza cultivar Shanhuang (shh) chromosome 1, IMPLAD_Smil_shh, whole genome shotgun sequence genome has a window encoding:
- the LOC131025595 gene encoding uncharacterized protein LOC131025595 isoform X2, translating to MASSLRFSCAVPISISRSTKPRNQPAKIRCIGWDPEGVLGAPKPGHIARLEFKRRLDKDSEAREAFERQVREEKDRTRRLRESRVIPDTVEELVEYFLDTEAQEIEFEISRLRPRLNEEFFSHLKLELGKLKFSVSKTQDVEDRVIELETLQKALEEATEAYDKMQAELVTARESLKRILQSSDVKATLLDLVGENSLNRSLLTLLDQNIASAYQGNQKQAAEYMEKIRGAMLKYITV from the exons ATGGCCTCTTCTCTTCGCTTCAGCTGCGCAGTTCCTATCTCAATCTCCAGATCGACAAAACCCAGAAATCAACCAGCTAAAATTCGCTGCATAGGATGG GACCCGGAAGGCGTGCTCGGAGCTCCGAAGCCAGGACACATAGCGAGGCTGGAATTCAAGCGACGTCTCGATAAGGATTCCGAGGCCCGAGAAGCATTTGAACGCCAAGTCCGAGAAGAGAAAGACCGCACGCGAAGACTTCGCGAG TCTCGGGTGATACCGGATACTGTAGAGGAGTTGGTTGAGTATTTTCTAGATACTGAAGCTCAGGAGATTGAATTCGAGATTTCAAGATTGAGGCCTCG ATTGAATGAGGAATTTTTCTCGCACCTGAAACTTGAACTGGGAAAACTCAAGTTTTCTGTATCCAAGACTCAG GATGTGGAAGACAGAGTAATTGAGTTAGAGACGCTGCAAAAAGCCCTGGAGGAAGCCACAG AAGCATATGATAAAATGCAAGCTGAACTCGTAACAGCAAGGGAGAGTTTGAAGAGAATTTTACAATCGAGTGATGTCAAGGCAACT CTGTTGGACTTGGTTGGGGAGAACTCGTTGAATAGGTCCCTATTGACACTTCTTGATCAAAACATTGCAAGTGCATATCAGGGTAACCAG AAACAAGCTGCGGAATACATGGAAAAGATTCGTGGTGCGATGCTCAAGTATATCACTGTCTGA
- the LOC131025595 gene encoding uncharacterized protein LOC131025595 isoform X1 translates to MASSLRFSCAVPISISRSTKPRNQPAKIRCIGWDPEGVLGAPKPGHIARLEFKRRLDKDSEAREAFERQVREEKDRTRRLRESRVIPDTVEELVEYFLDTEAQEIEFEISRLRPRLNEEFFSHLKLELGKLKFSVSKTQDVEDRVIELETLQKALEEATEAYDKMQAELVTARESLKRILQSSDVKATLLDLVGENSLNRSLLTLLDQNIASAYQGNQVREFIYEMLLALFCLDGGSFLVLRFGFRDLKSIKVL, encoded by the exons ATGGCCTCTTCTCTTCGCTTCAGCTGCGCAGTTCCTATCTCAATCTCCAGATCGACAAAACCCAGAAATCAACCAGCTAAAATTCGCTGCATAGGATGG GACCCGGAAGGCGTGCTCGGAGCTCCGAAGCCAGGACACATAGCGAGGCTGGAATTCAAGCGACGTCTCGATAAGGATTCCGAGGCCCGAGAAGCATTTGAACGCCAAGTCCGAGAAGAGAAAGACCGCACGCGAAGACTTCGCGAG TCTCGGGTGATACCGGATACTGTAGAGGAGTTGGTTGAGTATTTTCTAGATACTGAAGCTCAGGAGATTGAATTCGAGATTTCAAGATTGAGGCCTCG ATTGAATGAGGAATTTTTCTCGCACCTGAAACTTGAACTGGGAAAACTCAAGTTTTCTGTATCCAAGACTCAG GATGTGGAAGACAGAGTAATTGAGTTAGAGACGCTGCAAAAAGCCCTGGAGGAAGCCACAG AAGCATATGATAAAATGCAAGCTGAACTCGTAACAGCAAGGGAGAGTTTGAAGAGAATTTTACAATCGAGTGATGTCAAGGCAACT CTGTTGGACTTGGTTGGGGAGAACTCGTTGAATAGGTCCCTATTGACACTTCTTGATCAAAACATTGCAAGTGCATATCAGGGTAACCAGGTGAGGGAATTCATTTATGAAATGCTCTTGGCTCTATTTTGTTTAGACGGAGGATCGTTCTTGGTTCTACGATTTGGCTTCAGAGATTTAAAATCCATAAAAGTTCTGTAA